The nucleotide sequence TAAACCCCGTCCCCGCAGTTTGCTAACTTTATGCTCTAGAACTAATTGCGCGATTCCCTCAATCTGTTCTGCAAAACCCAGACATTGCTGTAGTAGCATATTTATCTCGCCTATAGGTAAACCCTGACAGGCACGGAAGAGCAATTGCAGTGCTGATGTTTTTTCTGTTGTCTTTAACCAAGAATTGCGATCGGTTACAGCGCGGCGATCGCACTCCGCAAACTGCTGAAGGCGATGATGGCTACGTCCAACCCAGGCATCACAAAACTGCTCCACAACCATCTGCACCTGCTGTTGGTCTGGAAGTAGATTTGACAGTACAGGAATAAAATGCTGTAATTCTAGAGGTAGTTGAACGTAAGTTTCCAATAACACCCAGTAATGATGTTGCTGACTCCAGAGAGCTTGATGACAGGCATTGAGTAATTGATAGCTACATTTTTGACTTATTTTGCTCCCATCACGCTCATTTAGCACTCCCTCCAGTAAATAAATGCCTGGCTGATATTCCTCCAGAAGATACTGAATAATGTCCCCGTCTTTACCCCTGTCAGTTGACTGTAAGATGTACTGACCTTGATGGTGAATTAATTGCTGTAGTCTACAGTAACCAGGATTCCAGACAAAGACTGACAAAGAACGTTCTTCACCCCAATGGTAAAACTGCTGTAATATCTGCATTCTGTCAGGCGTATGATACTCCATAGCCACAATTGGAGTATTTTGGTTAGCTAGAGTAGGCCAGTCTGTCAACTTCATAAATCTGACTTCAACAACTTACTTTCTCCTTGTAGAGCAAATTTATTACTGATGCTTTAGCCACACGGATAATTATTACTAACGGGTTGGCTATATTTCTTGTGTGAAAAAGAGCGATCGCTTCCAGCACAGCGTTAATTTCAGAAACTACTCCGCCAAAATTCCGGTTCATCTAAAAAAATAGGTTTGAAATTGGAGGGGAATGGATGTGAAAGCCGCGATTGCGGCAAGGAGGTGAAAAATTCACTTCATTAAAGGAAGCTGTAAAATGGCTATCGCTAAAGCTAGAACCAATAACAACAATCGCAATGGAGCTAATGCTAAAACATCTACCAAAACTAATGGCACATCCGCTACAACTAAATCAAAGGTAGCAAATGCTTCACCACAAGAAGAGGCATTTACATTGTTAAAGGAATTGCGGAACCTAATCTTCAAGGAATACGGCGTTAAATTACAACTACGCGATTCCCGTGTTTCCACAAAAATCGGTCATGCAGCGCGTGAAAAACTCGGACTTGACATTGCAGCCCAAGTCAAAAAGAAAGGTGGTAACAAAAAGTTTGATTGGCAGAAATGGAACACCAAATTATTTACTAAATTGTTTGGACAACCAGATGCACTCAAATATGCACCAGAAGTAGTGGCAATTTTCATGGGTATGCTGTATGACACTATCAGCACTGACCCAGAGCAAGCAATAGCAGATTTAGTTGAATTCAACCGGGCATCTCTGGAACGTCGTAATTCTTTCCAAGAACAAGAAGAGGAAGAACTTGACGATTTAGATGACGAACTAGACGAAGACCTGGATGAAGATGAGGAGGATATCGAAGACGAACTCGACGAAGATTTAGATGAAGATGACGAATTAGATGAAGAAGATGAAGACGAGTAAATAATTCTGACTTCTTCTCAGTAATTGACAGAATAATAACCCAAAATAACCATGTATTGCCTCAAACAATACATGGTTGTTTTTTTTGCCGAATAAAGAATTGAAACTGGAGTGAATTGCATCTTTCGATGCTGTTTCTATGAGAAAAATACTAAATATCAAGGAGTAATTCTCATGGTTAACGCTAACGT is from Nostoc cf. commune SO-36 and encodes:
- a CDS encoding primosomal protein, which produces MAIAKARTNNNNRNGANAKTSTKTNGTSATTKSKVANASPQEEAFTLLKELRNLIFKEYGVKLQLRDSRVSTKIGHAAREKLGLDIAAQVKKKGGNKKFDWQKWNTKLFTKLFGQPDALKYAPEVVAIFMGMLYDTISTDPEQAIADLVEFNRASLERRNSFQEQEEEELDDLDDELDEDLDEDEEDIEDELDEDLDEDDELDEEDEDE